The Haloplanus sp. XH21 genome includes a region encoding these proteins:
- a CDS encoding helix-turn-helix domain-containing protein has protein sequence MYEVLDDTAAQVILTIESGDSIRRVAQHLHTPYETVRQAVNRLEDAGYVSYDDGLTVVDERVREAALELVAASAGVSPPSIEETYVIPQFSDWPFAFTRIDAVYVWTQGGYQVSREPDDYPLFLAVREQDVDAWETFFEWFDLPTAFERQRRDELDGPLQIVLEPGPSLDIEHVEGYPVIPRAETIEYMRENYAQFQSGLAMLDRMYEDLDLDVAHRETERT, from the coding sequence ATGTACGAGGTGCTCGACGATACCGCAGCGCAGGTCATCCTCACCATCGAGAGTGGTGACTCCATCCGGCGTGTCGCTCAACACCTCCACACGCCCTACGAGACAGTGAGACAGGCCGTCAATCGGCTGGAAGACGCAGGCTACGTGTCCTATGACGACGGCCTCACTGTCGTCGACGAGCGCGTACGCGAAGCAGCGCTCGAGCTCGTCGCTGCCAGCGCCGGCGTCAGTCCACCCTCCATCGAGGAAACGTACGTCATCCCACAGTTCAGTGACTGGCCGTTCGCGTTCACGCGGATCGACGCCGTCTACGTGTGGACTCAGGGCGGCTACCAAGTCAGTCGCGAGCCCGACGACTATCCGCTGTTCCTCGCTGTTCGTGAACAAGACGTCGACGCCTGGGAGACATTTTTCGAGTGGTTCGACCTCCCGACCGCATTCGAGCGACAGCGCCGAGACGAGTTGGACGGACCGCTGCAGATCGTCCTCGAGCCAGGGCCGTCCCTCGACATCGAGCACGTCGAGGGGTACCCGGTGATCCCGAGAGCAGAGACGATCGAGTATATGCGCGAGAACTACGCCCAGTTCCAGTCGGGGCTGGCGATGCTTGACCGGATGTACGAGGATCTCGATCTTGACGTTGCCCACCGTGAAACCGAGCGTACCTAG
- a CDS encoding DUF7509 family protein, whose protein sequence is MPVEITRDLIADRLGRVTYDRFLFYLMGPYKSFNLNYVLSEEDRREIDVDDLPGPLRRLFRNKDDINAAQALLRRVQGELRTDPGVNAFLALDVDIDTDDIDAVTQSIEYARCSNATAFVVPFLGHNFGVGEEAGSLLENLAATHGERLIFVHEDDVTSAMIRSASVRWDLRVETYETEDELVAKLRRFAGGIMHRERRGELDQLD, encoded by the coding sequence ATGCCCGTCGAAATCACGCGCGATCTGATCGCTGACCGGCTCGGGCGTGTGACATACGATCGGTTTCTCTTCTATCTGATGGGGCCGTACAAGTCGTTCAACCTCAACTACGTCCTCAGCGAGGAGGACCGTCGCGAGATCGACGTCGACGATCTTCCTGGACCGTTACGCCGGCTCTTCAGGAATAAGGACGACATCAACGCGGCACAGGCACTCTTGCGACGTGTACAAGGGGAACTTCGGACCGACCCGGGAGTGAATGCGTTTCTCGCCCTTGACGTCGACATCGACACAGACGACATCGATGCGGTGACCCAGAGCATTGAGTACGCACGGTGTAGCAACGCAACCGCGTTCGTGGTGCCGTTTCTTGGCCACAATTTTGGCGTCGGCGAAGAGGCCGGGAGTCTTCTCGAAAACCTCGCGGCAACCCACGGGGAGCGGTTGATTTTCGTCCACGAGGATGACGTGACGAGTGCGATGATCCGGTCGGCGTCCGTCCGGTGGGATTTGCGCGTCGAAACCTACGAGACTGAGGACGAACTCGTGGCCAAACTGCGGCGGTTCGCCGGCGGAATTATGCATCGTGAACGACGGGGAGAACTCGATCAGCTGGATTGA
- a CDS encoding winged helix-turn-helix domain-containing protein — MSETDTGAADAGPFAEQHRLFKLLSQDTRHLIIQELLGHPAHLMSLAELEYMTGKSQAAIKDQLETLIDAGLLARYTYDPSEGKRDLPSQFYGFTERGVEVLHDYKYLRGLPVARALYENTRKTEKIERHESAPRPELPDAVAEALEFDEPDLDAVDGGTNP, encoded by the coding sequence ATGAGCGAAACCGACACTGGTGCGGCCGATGCAGGGCCGTTCGCGGAACAGCATCGGCTGTTCAAGCTGCTGTCCCAGGATACGCGCCATCTCATCATCCAGGAGCTGCTGGGCCATCCCGCCCATCTAATGTCGCTCGCCGAACTCGAGTATATGACCGGGAAGAGCCAGGCGGCCATCAAAGACCAGTTGGAGACGTTGATCGACGCCGGACTCCTCGCACGCTACACGTACGATCCAAGCGAGGGGAAACGTGATCTCCCCTCCCAGTTCTACGGATTCACAGAGCGGGGCGTCGAGGTCCTCCACGACTACAAGTATCTCCGTGGGCTTCCGGTCGCACGTGCCCTCTACGAAAACACGCGCAAGACCGAGAAAATCGAGCGCCACGAATCGGCCCCTCGCCCGGAGCTTCCGGATGCCGTCGCAGAAGCCCTCGAGTTCGACGAGCCCGATCTCGACGCCGTCGATGGTGGCACAAACCCATAG
- a CDS encoding transcriptional regulator, protein MPSDSSNSDTPRTLSDLDSTVETQRQRLNTVTQETRFVLIQNILSHPKQLPSLKELSYVNPSKSQSTIREHLEILIEEDIVEERVLPDDRRQRDLPWRFYGLTEEGRALLSEAGLLRAEATLQDMYTRLDTTPEIDKYAKAPRPKQAVE, encoded by the coding sequence ATGCCATCTGATTCCTCGAACTCGGATACGCCACGGACGCTCTCCGATCTAGACAGCACCGTTGAAACTCAGCGCCAGCGTCTCAACACTGTCACCCAGGAGACCCGCTTCGTTTTGATTCAGAATATTCTGTCCCATCCGAAGCAGTTGCCCTCACTCAAGGAACTCAGCTACGTGAACCCCAGTAAGAGCCAGAGTACGATCCGGGAGCATCTCGAGATCTTGATCGAGGAAGATATCGTCGAAGAGCGGGTGCTTCCCGACGACCGTCGACAGCGTGATCTTCCTTGGCGCTTCTACGGGTTGACCGAGGAGGGACGAGCGTTGCTGTCGGAGGCGGGCCTCTTGCGAGCCGAAGCGACGTTGCAGGATATGTATACGCGGCTGGACACCACGCCCGAGATCGATAAGTATGCCAAAGCGCCACGTCCGAAGCAAGCGGTTGAGTAA
- a CDS encoding ArsR family transcriptional regulator yields MDTGDADPFAEQQRLFELLSQDTRQLIVQELLGHPAHLMSLAELEYMTGKNRVIIRNHLDTLRDEDIIARYTSEPNKETWELPAQFYGFTERGVEILHSYKYLRGVPVARSLYENTRKTEKIQRHEAAPRPDLPTAVVAALEFDEPDLDAVDSSTTQ; encoded by the coding sequence ATGGACACCGGGGACGCGGATCCCTTCGCAGAGCAACAGCGGTTATTTGAGCTTCTCTCACAGGACACCCGACAGCTCATCGTCCAAGAACTCCTCGGCCACCCTGCCCACCTCATGTCCCTCGCGGAACTCGAGTACATGACGGGGAAGAACCGTGTGATAATCAGAAACCACCTCGACACGCTACGCGACGAAGACATCATCGCACGGTACACATCAGAGCCGAACAAGGAAACTTGGGAACTCCCAGCGCAGTTCTATGGGTTCACGGAGCGTGGTGTGGAGATCCTCCACAGCTACAAATACCTACGAGGAGTGCCTGTTGCTCGATCCCTCTACGAGAACACCCGGAAAACGGAGAAGATCCAGCGTCACGAAGCGGCGCCACGTCCGGACCTGCCGACGGCTGTTGTGGCGGCACTCGAGTTTGACGAGCCTGACCTCGACGCCGTTGATAGCAGCACAACCCAGTAG
- a CDS encoding orc1/cdc6 family replication initiation protein — protein sequence MGMFQRDRQVFADAEPLDDSYEPEDIRERDEELEKYQRALQPIIDNRPTSNIFLYGKTGTGKTVATKFMLSHLENDAAEYDDVDLSTVWVSCENLSSSYQVAVALVNELRESQDKDRISTTGYSQQRVFDILYEELDALGGTVVIVLDEIDNIGHSDDILYGLPRARSNGYVDDVRPVIVGISNDFQFRDNLSPKVKDTLAEKEILFPPYDANQLRSILNPRAEKAFHDDVLADDVVPLCAAFAAQDTGSARQAIRLLREAGELAQAADSDAVTEEHVRDAQDELEKNQLYEGMQELTTQGHAVLCALAYHQALDDVPVRSRDLYERYVKICDRLDADSVSERRVRDHLSDMNMLGLISVYERNEGLSAGRYHEYELDVPLKAVLEVLLSTTRFEELANIIESTADDNNLLQSDISDY from the coding sequence ATGGGGATGTTCCAACGAGACCGTCAGGTGTTCGCTGATGCCGAACCACTTGACGACTCCTATGAGCCCGAGGATATCCGGGAACGGGACGAGGAACTCGAAAAATATCAACGAGCCCTCCAGCCGATCATCGATAACCGCCCGACGTCGAACATCTTTCTGTATGGCAAGACGGGAACGGGGAAGACCGTCGCGACGAAGTTCATGCTGTCCCATCTCGAGAACGACGCGGCCGAGTACGACGACGTCGATCTCTCGACCGTCTGGGTCAGCTGCGAGAACCTCTCCTCGTCCTACCAGGTCGCCGTCGCCCTGGTCAACGAACTTCGCGAAAGCCAGGACAAGGACCGCATCAGTACCACCGGCTACTCTCAGCAACGAGTCTTCGACATCCTCTACGAGGAACTCGACGCGCTCGGTGGGACCGTCGTGATCGTTCTCGACGAAATCGACAATATCGGCCACTCCGACGACATCCTCTACGGGCTCCCACGAGCACGGTCGAACGGTTACGTCGACGACGTCCGCCCGGTGATCGTTGGCATCAGCAACGACTTCCAGTTCCGGGACAACCTCTCGCCGAAGGTCAAGGACACACTCGCCGAAAAGGAGATTCTCTTCCCCCCATACGATGCGAATCAGCTACGCTCGATTCTCAACCCACGTGCTGAGAAAGCGTTCCACGACGATGTCTTAGCGGATGACGTTGTCCCGCTCTGTGCGGCGTTTGCCGCCCAGGACACGGGATCGGCCCGACAGGCGATCCGACTGCTCCGTGAGGCCGGCGAACTCGCGCAAGCCGCCGATTCTGACGCCGTAACCGAGGAGCACGTCCGGGATGCCCAGGACGAGCTCGAAAAGAACCAACTCTACGAGGGGATGCAGGAACTCACGACACAGGGGCACGCTGTCCTCTGTGCGCTCGCGTACCACCAGGCGCTCGACGACGTCCCCGTTCGCTCTCGCGATCTCTACGAGCGATACGTGAAGATCTGCGACCGGCTTGACGCCGACAGCGTGAGCGAACGCCGTGTTCGCGACCACCTCTCGGATATGAATATGCTCGGGCTCATCAGCGTCTATGAACGGAACGAGGGGCTTTCGGCTGGCCGGTATCACGAGTACGAACTCGACGTTCCGCTGAAAGCCGTGCTTGAGGTCCTCCTGTCGACGACCCGCTTCGAAGAACTCGCGAACATCATCGAGTCGACGGCCGACGATAACAATCTCCTCCAGTCGGATATCTCCGACTACTGA
- a CDS encoding ArsR/SmtB family transcription factor, with translation MATDQTRTVGGDAPDDPADLLPEESILSLEEYLDMHAAVGHRTRYEILYRLVHSGEMSPKELEDALDIDDSTLHYHLNKLVDVGLVEKRQRTERGQDGLYTYYRATVFGEVTLTDGVDELIRGEQAFEEMYDSSTA, from the coding sequence ATGGCGACGGATCAAACGCGAACGGTTGGTGGCGACGCCCCGGACGATCCGGCAGATCTGCTCCCCGAAGAAAGCATTCTTAGCCTTGAGGAGTACCTCGATATGCACGCGGCTGTCGGTCACCGCACCCGCTATGAGATCCTCTATCGACTCGTCCACAGCGGCGAGATGAGTCCAAAAGAACTCGAGGACGCACTCGACATCGACGACAGTACACTCCACTACCATCTCAACAAGCTCGTCGACGTCGGCCTCGTCGAGAAGCGCCAGCGCACGGAGCGCGGACAGGACGGCCTGTACACGTATTATCGAGCGACCGTCTTTGGTGAGGTGACGCTCACTGACGGTGTCGACGAGTTGATCCGTGGCGAGCAGGCCTTCGAAGAGATGTACGACAGTTCGACCGCTTAG
- a CDS encoding DUF6788 family protein, whose amino-acid sequence MPTRPPAPEGLPQYLAEGVPKQDDTDLRALQDWIDDLLEYRQDVAAEDIDAGEGESIEAVEESGGGTVVIKKVSCGKDNCKCQSGALHGPYKYIVRRQGDSLDWEYKGPVTE is encoded by the coding sequence ATGCCGACACGGCCACCAGCTCCAGAGGGGCTGCCGCAATATCTCGCTGAGGGCGTCCCGAAGCAGGACGACACGGATTTGCGTGCTCTTCAGGACTGGATCGACGATCTCCTCGAGTACCGCCAGGATGTCGCCGCTGAGGATATCGACGCCGGCGAGGGCGAGTCGATTGAAGCCGTCGAAGAATCGGGCGGTGGGACCGTGGTGATCAAGAAGGTCAGCTGTGGCAAGGACAACTGCAAGTGCCAGTCCGGCGCACTGCATGGGCCCTACAAGTACATCGTCCGTCGGCAGGGAGACAGTCTCGACTGGGAGTACAAGGGGCCGGTCACGGAGTGA
- a CDS encoding type IV toxin-antitoxin system AbiEi family antitoxin domain-containing protein, whose amino-acid sequence MSAIEQTQNIRQGLSTRESRLLARLAGAGHQIISVDDIETTLEVPPNTAREIASRLTEKGWLDRLFPGRYLIIPLAAGEEGLYTTHEYLIAAHVAEPMYIGYYSALSHHGLTEQVPRTVYVVTPTRAQSREIHGVSYRVTTVTERKFFGFEPTSIEGTTVQVSDLEKTLVDCADHPGFCGGLRELATAMRTADERGCDWFTVGEYLERLDNGVATKRIVYLADQLGINLPAREELVASFTSGYSLLDPTRPDTGPTDSTYRLRINVEPAMLEPTES is encoded by the coding sequence ATGAGCGCCATAGAACAAACGCAAAATATACGCCAGGGTCTCTCGACTCGAGAAAGTCGACTCCTTGCACGACTCGCTGGCGCGGGGCACCAGATCATCTCCGTTGACGACATCGAGACGACGCTGGAGGTTCCCCCAAACACCGCCCGCGAGATTGCCTCCCGGCTCACCGAGAAGGGCTGGCTCGACCGACTGTTTCCCGGCCGATACCTCATCATCCCACTCGCAGCCGGTGAAGAGGGCCTGTACACGACCCACGAGTACCTCATCGCCGCCCACGTCGCCGAGCCGATGTACATCGGCTACTACAGTGCCCTCAGCCACCACGGGCTGACCGAACAGGTTCCCAGGACGGTGTACGTCGTCACGCCGACCCGAGCGCAAAGCCGGGAGATCCACGGTGTTTCGTACCGCGTCACGACAGTCACCGAGCGGAAATTCTTCGGCTTTGAGCCGACCTCGATCGAGGGTACGACCGTGCAGGTCAGCGACCTGGAGAAGACGCTGGTCGACTGTGCGGATCACCCTGGGTTCTGTGGTGGCCTTCGGGAACTCGCAACCGCGATGCGTACTGCCGACGAACGGGGTTGCGACTGGTTCACTGTCGGCGAGTACCTCGAGCGCCTCGACAACGGCGTGGCAACCAAGCGGATCGTCTACCTCGCCGACCAGCTCGGCATTAATCTCCCGGCGCGTGAGGAACTCGTCGCGTCGTTCACGAGTGGCTACTCGCTGCTGGACCCGACGCGGCCCGACACCGGGCCGACCGACAGTACGTATCGCCTCCGGATCAACGTCGAGCCAGCCATGCTGGAGCCCACGGAGTCCTGA
- a CDS encoding MarR family transcriptional regulator → MEAGSGVGDDTTPREVIHFITQQTRFSLISDILAHPQQLPSMYELEELNPSVSDATVYKHIQKLIDAGIVTEVALDDDQRRQGYPWKFYGLTEDGCEFLETHNLLAAEETLQQIYDTIADKPEKMVKYENAPRPD, encoded by the coding sequence ATGGAGGCTGGTTCGGGTGTCGGTGACGACACGACACCACGGGAAGTCATCCACTTCATTACACAGCAGACACGGTTTTCGCTTATCAGCGATATTCTCGCTCATCCCCAACAGCTCCCATCGATGTACGAACTCGAGGAGCTCAATCCCAGTGTGAGCGATGCGACCGTCTACAAGCACATCCAGAAGCTGATCGACGCCGGCATCGTCACGGAGGTCGCTTTGGACGACGACCAGCGCCGACAGGGGTATCCCTGGAAGTTCTACGGCCTCACCGAAGACGGCTGCGAGTTCTTGGAGACGCACAATCTGCTCGCCGCGGAGGAGACACTTCAGCAGATCTACGACACCATCGCCGATAAGCCCGAGAAGATGGTCAAGTACGAGAACGCACCCCGTCCAGATTAG
- a CDS encoding ATP-binding protein encodes MDQFVNRLDELDRLQALYESDAAELAIIYGRRQIGKSELVRQSIADRDDAVYYQAVQGTATTQLRRFVEAAATTYPDITAVKEEWEPLLTYLTDRDAIIVIDEFPYLIESNEGLPSVIQHLWDTAVDESQATLVLTGSAIGMIHTHVLDGGAPLYGRVSQTPNGRLELAQLPFRSIQEFVPTYDPEERVFVYGVFGGTPRYLSPLDPSENLGENITRLLCDPDGSLHDEPETVLQMELNEVNTYFSVLESMASGNRSRNEIAQGAGIESTNTSYYFDRLDTLQIIEKHHPALADPARSKRTRYKIQDPVFRFYFRYLYGRGGQYELYGEDAYADLIEPELPDFVSETFESLCHQAVPALYADYQLTQVPRQWWYKGREVDVVAPTDKSTLIAGEAKFTSTPLSYDVLSNLEDDVEHIDWTPSGGDEPTYEFALFSRSGFKRSVEEAADERDDLRLFDLSDIVAILEND; translated from the coding sequence ATGGACCAGTTCGTCAATCGTCTCGATGAACTCGATCGGTTGCAGGCCCTCTACGAGAGCGACGCTGCAGAACTCGCCATTATCTACGGGCGCCGGCAGATCGGCAAGAGCGAACTCGTCCGCCAATCGATTGCCGACCGCGACGATGCCGTATACTATCAGGCAGTTCAGGGAACGGCGACGACACAGCTCAGGCGATTTGTCGAGGCAGCAGCAACGACCTATCCAGACATCACGGCCGTCAAAGAGGAGTGGGAACCGCTCTTAACGTACCTCACCGACAGAGACGCCATCATCGTCATCGACGAATTTCCGTACCTCATCGAATCGAATGAGGGGCTTCCATCGGTGATTCAACACCTGTGGGATACCGCTGTCGACGAGAGTCAGGCGACGCTCGTACTCACAGGCTCTGCGATCGGTATGATTCATACCCACGTCCTCGATGGCGGTGCGCCACTCTACGGCCGGGTATCTCAGACACCGAATGGCCGTCTCGAACTCGCCCAGCTGCCGTTTCGCTCCATCCAAGAGTTCGTGCCGACGTACGATCCCGAAGAACGGGTGTTCGTCTATGGCGTCTTCGGCGGCACACCCCGATATCTCAGCCCACTCGATCCATCAGAGAACCTCGGAGAGAACATCACGCGGCTGCTGTGCGACCCGGATGGCTCACTCCACGACGAGCCCGAAACCGTCCTTCAGATGGAGCTCAACGAGGTAAACACGTATTTCTCCGTACTGGAATCGATGGCCAGCGGGAACCGCAGTCGAAACGAGATCGCCCAGGGAGCCGGCATCGAGAGCACCAACACGTCGTACTACTTCGACCGGCTGGACACGCTCCAGATCATCGAGAAACACCATCCAGCACTCGCCGACCCGGCACGCAGCAAGCGGACGCGATACAAGATTCAGGATCCAGTGTTCCGGTTTTACTTCCGGTATCTCTACGGCCGTGGAGGCCAGTACGAACTTTACGGCGAGGACGCCTACGCAGATCTCATCGAACCGGAATTGCCCGACTTCGTCAGCGAAACGTTCGAATCGCTCTGTCACCAGGCGGTGCCGGCGCTCTATGCAGACTATCAGCTCACACAGGTGCCACGCCAGTGGTGGTACAAGGGCCGGGAGGTGGATGTCGTCGCCCCAACTGACAAGTCAACGCTGATCGCTGGCGAAGCGAAATTCACCAGCACCCCCCTCAGCTATGACGTGCTTTCGAATCTTGAAGACGACGTGGAGCACATCGACTGGACCCCCTCTGGAGGTGATGAGCCGACATATGAATTCGCCTTGTTCAGTCGTTCTGGTTTCAAACGCTCCGTTGAGGAAGCTGCAGACGAGCGTGATGACCTCCGTCTCTTCGATCTCTCCGATATTGTTGCCATTCTCGAGAATGACTGA